The following proteins are co-located in the Bordetella bronchialis genome:
- the tolB gene encoding Tol-Pal system beta propeller repeat protein TolB: MTPAYRRSTIRAALRTYGFGLLVLLAILLAGRPAHAQLRVDISGTGATQYPVAIADFAGDATRGHALAEVIRADLNRTGQFRLIDGSNAGLTVDSSVNYDDWRGKGADFLAYGSINQTPDGRYDIRYRLADTVKRGQLDGVAFSGSEQELRRVAHQIADRIYEKITGVRGVFSTRIAYVLKQGSTYELQVADADGQNPQVALRSREPIISPRWSPDGSRLAYVSFESGKPVVYVHTLATSARVPVANYKGNNSAPAWSPDGSMLAIVLTRDGLSQIYTINADGSNLRRVTRSPGIDTEPTFTPDGRSIIFTSDRSGGPQIYQVGLGGGEPRRLTFNGSYNVSPRISPDGSTLVYVARRDGAFRIASLNLSSGTETLLTNGNDDQSPSFAPNGMQVLYAAIQGGRNVLAVVSSDGRVRQTLSVLNGQINEPTWGPFTR, encoded by the coding sequence ATGACTCCAGCTTATCGCCGATCCACGATCCGGGCCGCGCTGAGGACCTACGGTTTCGGCCTGTTGGTGTTGCTGGCAATCCTGCTGGCGGGCCGGCCGGCCCATGCGCAGTTGCGCGTGGACATATCGGGAACGGGCGCCACGCAGTACCCCGTGGCCATCGCGGACTTCGCCGGCGACGCCACGCGCGGCCATGCCCTGGCGGAAGTCATACGCGCCGACCTGAACCGCACGGGCCAGTTCCGCCTGATCGATGGCTCGAACGCCGGCCTGACGGTGGACAGCAGCGTCAACTATGACGACTGGCGTGGCAAGGGGGCGGATTTCCTGGCCTACGGCAGCATCAACCAGACGCCGGACGGCCGCTACGACATCCGCTACCGGCTGGCCGACACCGTCAAGCGTGGGCAGCTGGATGGCGTGGCTTTCTCGGGATCGGAACAGGAACTGCGCCGCGTCGCCCACCAGATCGCCGATCGCATCTACGAAAAGATCACCGGTGTGCGCGGCGTGTTCTCGACCCGGATCGCCTATGTCCTGAAGCAGGGCAGCACGTATGAACTGCAGGTGGCGGATGCCGACGGGCAGAATCCGCAAGTGGCGCTGCGCTCGCGCGAACCGATCATCTCGCCGCGCTGGTCGCCCGACGGCTCGCGCCTGGCGTATGTCAGCTTCGAGTCCGGCAAGCCGGTGGTGTATGTGCATACCCTGGCTACCAGCGCCCGGGTACCGGTGGCGAACTACAAGGGCAATAACAGCGCGCCGGCCTGGTCGCCGGACGGCAGCATGCTGGCCATCGTGCTGACGCGGGACGGACTGTCGCAGATTTACACCATCAACGCCGACGGCTCGAACCTGCGCCGGGTCACCCGTTCGCCGGGCATCGACACCGAACCGACTTTCACGCCCGACGGCCGTTCCATCATTTTCACCAGCGACCGCAGCGGCGGCCCGCAGATCTACCAGGTGGGCCTGGGCGGCGGCGAGCCCCGCAGGCTGACGTTTAACGGCAGTTACAACGTCTCACCTCGTATTTCGCCCGACGGCTCGACGCTTGTGTACGTTGCAAGACGAGACGGCGCATTTCGCATCGCTTCGCTCAATCTGTCGTCCGGGACCGAAACTTTGCTGACGAATGGCAACGATGACCAATCTCCCAGTTTTGCCCCGAATGGAATGCAAGTACTATACGCGGCTATCCAAGGCGGACGTAATGTTCTTGCAGTCGTATCGAGCGATGGCCGCGTGCGGCAAACGCTGTCGGTACTGAACGGGCAGATCAACGAACCGACTTGGGGCCCATTTACCCGCTAA